In a single window of the Streptococcus ilei genome:
- a CDS encoding DUF3290 family protein — MKFYSYDYVLSQISQQNWVMVIMSILLVLVTAFFAFKAYKDKRGSKFRELSIISVLILVAVVLIGISNFQNNQSNDNQFRSSLHFIEIVSKELGVDKKDIYVNTSATTDGAIIKVDKQFYRAISGTDPDSYLLEKMDLYKTDVELVEVEK, encoded by the coding sequence ATGAAATTCTATTCCTACGACTATGTACTGAGTCAGATTAGCCAGCAAAATTGGGTCATGGTGATCATGTCCATTCTCTTAGTGTTGGTAACGGCTTTTTTCGCATTTAAGGCATATAAGGATAAACGTGGAAGTAAGTTCCGTGAATTGTCTATTATTTCTGTCTTAATCTTAGTAGCCGTTGTTTTGATTGGCATTTCAAATTTTCAAAACAATCAGTCTAATGACAATCAATTCCGCTCTTCCCTACACTTCATCGAGATTGTATCAAAAGAGTTAGGTGTTGATAAAAAAGACATTTATGTCAATACTTCAGCTACTACTGATGGAGCTATTATCAAGGTAGACAAGCAATTCTATCGTGCGATTAGCGGAACAGACCCAGATAGCTATTTACTTGAAAAAATGGACTTATATAAAACAGATGTAGAACTGGTGGAGGTTGAAAAATGA
- the leuD gene encoding 3-isopropylmalate dehydratase small subunit: protein MEKFTIYTGTTVPLMNDNIDTDQILPKQFLKLIDKKGFGKYLMYAWRYLDDQYTEDPTFIFNKPEYRKATILITGDNFGAGSSREHAAWALADYGFKVVIAGSFGDIHYNNELNNGMLPIVQPLEVRQKLASLKPTDPVTVDLEEQKIISPVGEFRFEIDGDWKHKLLNGLDDIGITLQYEDLIAAYEKQRPAYWQ from the coding sequence ATGGAGAAATTTACCATTTATACGGGGACAACCGTTCCCTTAATGAACGATAATATCGATACCGACCAAATCCTCCCCAAGCAATTCTTAAAGCTGATTGATAAAAAAGGCTTTGGCAAATACCTCATGTATGCTTGGCGCTATTTGGACGATCAGTATACCGAGGATCCAACATTTATCTTTAATAAGCCGGAATACCGCAAGGCAACCATTTTGATCACTGGTGACAATTTTGGGGCAGGTTCCTCTCGGGAACATGCAGCCTGGGCCTTGGCTGATTATGGCTTTAAAGTCGTCATCGCCGGATCCTTCGGAGATATTCATTACAATAATGAACTCAATAATGGGATGCTTCCGATTGTTCAGCCCTTAGAGGTTCGACAAAAACTAGCCAGCTTGAAGCCGACAGACCCAGTGACGGTGGATTTGGAAGAACAAAAGATTATCTCGCCAGTTGGAGAGTTTCGATTTGAGATCGATGGTGATTGGAAGCACAAACTGCTCAATGGTCTAGATGACATTGGTATTACACTTCAATATGAGGACTTGATTGCCGCTTATGAAAAGCAACGGCCAGCTTATTGGCAATAA
- a CDS encoding glycosyltransferase, translating to MKFLFIFLGVAYLLLFLIRWLLSFIYYKKGQSHIADFPEELFTVVQPILSGDPRLANDLLANLQQTEAVEFYWLIDQSDTEAQRVADQICQDASFAQRIRIFLIEDVPQGINPKSYKIEQVVEELTRPYLIVLDDDSVIDFSKMGELTAYLGQEVILTGIPYNQERSNFWSKLVAAFVNGNSFITYFTMAEVEANHSINGMFYILPVELAKEQGLFTAIKDYLCDDLAVADFLRSKGVSIVQTRVTCNVRTTIKDAKQYLLQMKRWLLFSSIYLKEHMDWKVFCLIGLPSFMPFTGFILSLFLGWPYLLLGLSLLLFKAVWMLLYRQSILSNRLHLDEVAYEVLSDFLLPWLFVYVLVTPPVINWRGRKIRVTDGRIRYE from the coding sequence ATGAAATTTTTATTTATATTTTTAGGCGTTGCTTATCTTCTCTTATTTCTCATCCGTTGGTTACTGTCCTTCATTTATTATAAAAAAGGCCAGTCTCATATTGCAGACTTCCCAGAAGAGCTTTTTACAGTGGTCCAACCCATCCTCTCTGGGGATCCTCGTTTAGCGAATGATTTGCTGGCCAATCTCCAGCAAACAGAAGCAGTAGAATTCTACTGGTTGATTGACCAGTCTGATACAGAAGCCCAGCGAGTAGCAGATCAGATTTGCCAAGATGCTTCCTTTGCCCAACGCATTCGAATCTTTCTCATTGAAGACGTCCCTCAAGGGATTAATCCCAAGAGTTACAAGATTGAGCAGGTTGTAGAGGAGCTGACCCGGCCTTACCTGATTGTTTTGGACGATGATAGTGTGATTGATTTTTCTAAAATGGGTGAGTTGACTGCCTATCTGGGTCAAGAGGTCATTCTGACAGGTATTCCCTATAACCAAGAAAGAAGTAATTTCTGGTCCAAGCTGGTTGCAGCATTCGTCAATGGCAATTCCTTTATTACCTATTTTACTATGGCAGAAGTTGAGGCGAATCACTCCATCAACGGGATGTTTTATATCCTACCGGTAGAACTTGCAAAGGAGCAGGGGCTCTTCACAGCGATTAAGGATTATCTATGTGATGATTTAGCTGTGGCCGATTTTTTAAGGAGTAAAGGAGTATCCATTGTCCAAACACGGGTCACCTGCAATGTTCGAACCACTATCAAGGATGCCAAGCAATACCTGCTCCAGATGAAGCGATGGCTTCTCTTTAGCTCTATCTATCTCAAAGAACACATGGACTGGAAGGTCTTTTGTCTCATTGGTTTACCTAGTTTTATGCCTTTTACAGGCTTCATCCTAAGTCTGTTTTTAGGTTGGCCTTATCTTCTTCTAGGCTTGAGTTTACTACTATTCAAGGCAGTATGGATGCTCCTCTATCGACAAAGCATTCTATCCAATCGCCTACACTTGGATGAAGTCGCCTACGAAGTGCTGAGTGATTTCCTGCTTCCTTGGCTCTTTGTCTATGTTCTAGTGACTCCTCCTGTGATTAATTGGCGGGGGCGGAAGATTCGTGTGACAGATGGAAGGATTCGTTATGAGTAA
- a CDS encoding SDR family NAD(P)-dependent oxidoreductase — translation MKIEDTIKKAIILGATGGIGRQLAKELARSLEHLVLVGRDADKLSQVQKELTGSKAQLSILTLDMLDQVALEAFVENLDADLLVNCAGLAYFSIGCDLESASEQDLWQVNYHAPVQLIKQVVKKNQKIHLVQLSSLAALFPHPYLAAYSASKAALQTYTLALQEELKQSDSPIQLGLYILGPVQTAILPPKLVEALGGGRLQMKPEKVAQQLIRFIERDTSYAVIGLRYRLLVLLGRLLPQRWIIRLLARYLRKGLTR, via the coding sequence ATGAAGATAGAAGATACTATAAAAAAAGCAATCATTTTAGGAGCTACAGGAGGGATTGGCCGGCAGCTAGCGAAAGAACTGGCAAGAAGTCTGGAGCATCTGGTCTTAGTGGGTCGCGATGCCGACAAACTCTCCCAAGTTCAAAAGGAACTAACTGGGAGCAAGGCGCAACTGTCAATCCTAACGTTAGATATGCTAGATCAAGTAGCCCTAGAAGCTTTTGTAGAGAACCTAGATGCAGATCTTCTTGTCAATTGTGCGGGACTAGCCTATTTTTCCATAGGATGTGACCTTGAATCAGCTAGTGAGCAAGACCTCTGGCAAGTCAACTACCATGCTCCAGTCCAACTAATCAAGCAGGTGGTGAAGAAGAATCAGAAGATCCACTTGGTCCAGCTGTCATCTCTGGCTGCTCTTTTTCCTCATCCCTATTTAGCAGCCTACAGTGCCAGTAAGGCTGCCTTGCAGACCTACACTCTTGCTCTCCAGGAGGAACTGAAGCAATCAGATTCACCGATTCAGCTAGGTCTCTATATTCTTGGACCAGTCCAAACAGCTATTCTTCCTCCCAAACTAGTAGAAGCATTGGGTGGCGGTCGCTTGCAGATGAAGCCTGAGAAAGTCGCTCAGCAGTTGATTCGATTCATAGAAAGAGATACTTCCTATGCTGTTATCGGCCTTCGCTATCGCTTGCTCGTTTTGCTAGGTCGTCTGCTTCCCCAAAGATGGATCATTCGTCTCCTTGCACGGTATTTACGAAAGGGACTTACTAGATGA
- a CDS encoding L-threonylcarbamoyladenylate synthase encodes MTKHIQWDGTLSQEGFDILKGEGGCIVCPTKVGYIIMTSDKAGLERKFEAKERNRNKPGVVLCGSMDELRALAQLNPEIEAFYQKHWDEDILLGCILPWREDAYAKLQAFGDGREELMTDVRGTSCFVIKFGKAGEQIAKEMWEKEGKMVYASSANPSGKGNRGKVEGIGERIEGAVDLVIEADDYVASIQPDKTIETRYEQGVMVSMVDAEGKLIPEQGAGSRSVNTCPVVIRKGLDIDKIMMHLSDHFNSWNYRQGEYY; translated from the coding sequence ATGACAAAACACATTCAATGGGACGGAACACTTTCACAAGAAGGATTTGACATTTTGAAAGGAGAGGGAGGTTGTATCGTCTGCCCTACAAAAGTCGGTTACATTATTATGACCAGTGACAAGGCCGGCTTGGAACGGAAGTTCGAAGCTAAAGAACGCAACCGCAACAAACCAGGTGTCGTTCTTTGTGGAAGCATGGATGAACTCCGGGCCCTTGCGCAATTGAATCCTGAAATCGAAGCCTTCTACCAAAAACATTGGGATGAAGATATCTTGCTTGGTTGTATCCTTCCTTGGCGTGAAGATGCCTATGCCAAATTACAAGCCTTCGGCGATGGACGTGAAGAACTCATGACAGATGTTCGTGGAACCAGCTGTTTTGTCATCAAATTCGGTAAAGCTGGTGAGCAAATCGCCAAAGAAATGTGGGAAAAAGAAGGCAAAATGGTTTATGCCTCTTCAGCTAACCCATCTGGTAAAGGAAATCGTGGGAAAGTCGAGGGAATCGGAGAGCGAATCGAAGGTGCCGTGGATTTGGTCATCGAAGCCGATGATTATGTAGCCTCTATCCAACCAGACAAGACTATTGAAACTCGCTATGAACAAGGAGTGATGGTTTCTATGGTTGATGCAGAAGGAAAACTCATCCCAGAACAAGGAGCAGGTAGCCGTTCTGTCAATACTTGCCCAGTCGTGATCCGTAAGGGATTGGATATCGACAAGATCATGATGCACTTATCTGATCATTTCAACTCTTGGAACTACCGCCAAGGGGAGTACTATTAA
- a CDS encoding DUF421 domain-containing protein: protein MISFFATIAIKLALGLLSLVFVINVTGKGNLAPSSAVDQIQNFVLGGIIGGVIYNSSITILQYVVILIIWTILILSLKCLNTNVYFIKHLIDGKPTIIIKNGKLDPEACRSKGLSASDVALKLRSQGVFQLKEVKRAVIEQNGQLIIVRMGDENPKYPIITDGVVQVEILEYIGKTEEWLMAELNKKGFENVDDIFIAEYDKGEINVVTY from the coding sequence ATGATAAGCTTTTTTGCTACAATTGCAATTAAATTGGCCTTGGGGCTTCTTTCTCTTGTTTTTGTTATTAACGTAACAGGAAAAGGAAATTTAGCGCCAAGTTCTGCAGTAGACCAAATACAGAACTTTGTTCTCGGGGGTATTATCGGCGGGGTCATCTACAATAGCTCGATTACCATCCTTCAATATGTCGTCATCCTCATCATCTGGACGATTTTGATTCTGTCACTCAAATGTCTTAATACCAATGTTTACTTCATCAAACATCTGATTGATGGAAAACCAACTATTATCATAAAAAACGGAAAATTAGATCCAGAAGCTTGTCGCTCAAAAGGCCTTTCTGCTTCTGACGTCGCTCTTAAGTTGCGCTCTCAAGGGGTCTTCCAATTGAAAGAAGTCAAAAGAGCCGTCATCGAACAAAATGGCCAACTCATAATCGTTCGAATGGGAGATGAAAATCCCAAATACCCAATCATTACAGATGGTGTAGTCCAAGTAGAAATCTTAGAGTACATCGGTAAAACTGAAGAATGGCTTATGGCCGAACTGAATAAAAAAGGATTTGAAAATGTCGATGACATCTTTATCGCTGAGTACGACAAGGGTGAGATTAATGTCGTGACTTATTAA